CTTTAAGAGTTGCGAACATTATCAAACCACCGAGGACATTTAAAAGCTTATATTTCGTGGGGATTCGTATTCGCAGGCTAGCTAGCTCGCTAGCTACCCGCGTCTCTATGTTCGAGTCTGTTCCGACCGCGGCGGTGGCTGCAGCGGCGGTGCCATGAACAGTGGACTCCCCGCTTCAGCTGCTCCGCTCGGAGGTGTCGCACTGCCCAACGTCAAGGTGAAGTTCTGCCGATATTACGCTAAAGACAAGACGTGCTTTTATGGGGACGAGTGTCAATTTTTACACGAAGAGCCATCCATGGCAAGCATGTCACTGCACGGTGGCGGCGGGAGCCCCGTCCCGTTATCTATGGCCGGTGGTGGAGCCGTGACGGCGGCGGGGTTTTCCCTCGCTGGTCCAGCGGCGGCCTGCCCAGGTGGCGCTGGAACCAATGTCTCAAAAAAGAGCGAACCCATGGGGCCTGCAGGCACGCCTCTGGACGGACAGTTATTGACCAGTGAGTATGGTTGGATAAGTCTAAAAGACCAGATCACTATAGCATTGTGACCGAACTTGTCGGCCTCATCTGGCTTTGTTAAAATAGAGTCCGGGGATTCATTTGGGCCCTTGACCTGCACAGAAACGTGGGTCTCCCTTCACTCCTCCTGCTTGTTCGAAGTAGCCAACACATGCTCAGTGGCCAGTGGTCTTTTTCTAATTTGGGACTTAAACAGCCCGGTTTTGGTAGAATTTCCCAAATGAGCATTGGGGAAATGAACGTATTTCACTAAGCATCATGCAGGAGGCCCGTTTGTATGACAGCTGTGAGCTAGCTTCCACGCTAACTAGTTGTTTTGTCCAGATATTATTGATTGCCCTTGTCGTTTAATCAAACGTGTCTCTGTTGACACCGGTTACAGTTAAATGCAGTTACCATAGGGATGCAAGATTAACTCCTTCTCAAAATGAGATGATAACTAGTGTGTAGCTCAGATCGCCATGCAGGGACCATTGTTTTTGTCCTGTGTGGACAAGGTTTCCTCAAGTAAACAAGCAAGCACGTTGCTAGTTCCAACCTATGGAGGGCTTCCCTTACACTCCAATGCGATGCAACTTTAGATTATTCTCAATAGcagtacatattttttattgttgtctCATTAATGTGAATAGAGTAAGAACAATAGTATACCCCCACATATACTACTATATTAAAGTTATACTTTTCTTATCTCCAGTCCCAGGGATGGAGGGCGGAACCCTGACTGATGCCAATCTTACCAACTCATACTTCAGCAGCAGCTTTATTGGCGTCAATGGGTTTGGAAGCCCGGCAGAATCAAAGTACTCGATGATGCAGGTATATGTTAAAGAGTATCAATGTATTTATTACTGTGTTCATGTTATGATTTAAAGCCTGTTGTAGCATCCAGCTGCAGCCTCAGTCACATAGCAGTGTAGCACTGTCAACTGCCATGATGGGCTGATATTACTATTGAGCATGAGCAGACACCTTTAtccacagtgaattcagatgcagTCATTAAGCAGCTGGTAGGGCTAAGGCATCTTGCTCTGGCCTACAGGTAGGCTTCGGACAGTGGATTGAATACAGCGTCTTTGCTGGTACTGGTTATACTCACTGGAGATGTACTGCCCATATTTTTGGCAAATTGTTTTGttaataatgtatataatgtgaTTTAGTTTAGGTATCCTTATGTATAGAATCCAGTATTATATTAAAAAGAAATCTTGATGGTCTTCATTTTTAACAGAAAGCAGGCAGTAGCCTGCTCTCCTCAACAATGCAGGAGAGTAAGATAAACTAGTCAAATTTCACAGTATAAAGtattatagatttatatatttGAATAATATAAAAATCGTTAGTCTCGTATTATAATCTAAATATAAGCTTTTTATGTACAATGGATAATGTATGTAGCGCAGTAGAATGGTACCTTGTGATAAGTGAGGGTTGTCAATTTAGGCCAGTTCAGATCCAAGAAAAGGTAGACAGACGTTCAACATGCTTAATGGGGTACAGGTacatactgcacacacacagtttagttTATGTGTATCAAGACATCTATGTTTAATACGGATACAGGGCAGGTTCTCAACATGTCTGGCTGCTTCCGGTTTCAGAGAatgaccagcagcagcagctcccccaGTCTCCTCAATGATGGTGCCAAGAACTTCAGCCACAGTGCTCAAGGTACCACTCCACCCATGGGAAGAGCTGAGGGGTAGCAGCTCATCTCTGGTCCCTCGATCACCAGATGAAGAGCTGAGGGGTAGCAGCTCATCTCTGGTCCCTCGATCACCAGATGAAGAGCTGTGGTGCAGCAGCTCATCTCTGGTCCCTAGATCACCAGATGAAGAGCTGAGGGGTAGCAGCTCATCTCTGGTCCCTAGATCACCAGATGAAGAGCTGAGGGGTAGCAGCTCATCTCTGGTCCCTCGATCACCAGATGAAGAGCTGAGGGGTAGCAGCTCATCTCTGGTCCCTAGATCACCAGATGAAGAGCTGAGGGGTAGCAGCTCATCTCTGGTCCCTAGATCACCAGATGAAGAGCTGAGGGGTAGCAGCTCATCTCTGGTCCCTAGATCATCAGATGAAGAGCTGAGGGGTAGCAGCTCATCTCTGGTCCCTAGATCACCAGATGAAGGGCTGAGGGGCAGCAGCATAGCGTAGGTTCTCCCGCATCGTGATGGGTCTTTTCTGTTTGCTGCAGATCCGGTGTCTTCCCCTGCATCCTCCCTCTTCAGTGATTTCGGTGCTCTTAGCATATCGCAACGGAGGAAGGTACGACTGAAACAAGCAACTACTAGGAAAACATCTACTTGGCTTTGAGATGATTGGTGTTGAACTATAGTATGTCATGATGATCCGTGTCTCACTCATTGGATTCCACTAGTGTAATAGTCGTGGTTGTCACTGTGTTGCCAGGCTCCAAACCCTACAGCGAGTGAGTTCATTCCTAAGGGAGCGCCCCGTATGGCCGCCATGGCCAGCGCCCCTGCCTTCCCCTCCCCGCTTTTCCCCCACCCTGGGCTGGGCAGCTCCACCACGGCGGCCCTGGCTCCAGGTGAGGCTCCGGTGCATAAAGGCTGAACTGCACACGTAGCGATTTACATTGTTCTGTCCAACACCGCACCAGGGTGACACTAATTGTTTGTCCACGTTAGGGATGTCTCTCTCAgccggctcctcccccctccattcCCCGAAGATCACGCCCCATACCTCGCCCGCCCCCCGCAGGCGGAGCCACACCCCCAATCCTGCCAACTACATGGGGCCCACGGCCGCAGCCGACCAGGGCCCTCACATCATCCAGAAGGAGACGGTGGGAGGCACCACCTACTTCTACACGGACaacacccccgcccccatcaGTGGGATGGTACGTCCTGCCAGAATGGCAAACTTTGTACCTGAAGTGTTTATGTCATAGTTGTAAACCGACTTATAGATATTTAGAGCGATATTTTATCGTTATGTTAGAATTAAGATTGACCTGAATAACAATGTTGGTCATCTTTTTTTCACATCATCCGTTCTATTGTTGCCAGTAGTTCAATTCCAGTAATTAATTATGTGTACCCTTTGTGTCAATATTTTGGTGACACCATCACGTCATAGCGTTTCATTGCTGCCACCATTTTAACGTGGTCAGGAAGGAGTGTGAAACTTGATTGAACTCTGTCTGTTCTACTGCAGGTGTTTCCTAGTTACCACATCTACCCCCCCACTGCGCCTCACGTAGCCTACATGCAGCCCAAGGCCAACGCGCCCTCCTTCTTCATGGCGGATGAGCTCAGACAGGTATACCCCAACCCTCTCCACAGATAGCTTGGGCGCAGTaaatcaggaggtagagcgggttttcCTGGTACCCGAAAgcttgctagttcgatccccggctcctcctacctAGAGTGTTGaggtatccctgagcaagacgcctcaccctcactgctcctgacgagctggctgatgctctgCGTGGTACACTCCGCTGccgtgtgtaaatgtgtgaatgaatggtcaatttggataaaagtgtccgtTTAGTTTTCCAGTAGTTGGGGCACATTCCCTTCCTGGTCAAATGCGGGATGTGAGCGGTGGGAAGTTGTGGTGTTTTGAAAATGTTACTGTTTTCTCTTAAGTTAGGAATACGTTTGGTTAATAGTTGATTGTTTAGATGGTCACAAGCGACCTGTTGACTTGCATACATACAAAAAATATCTGGTATTGTCCTGATGTTTATCCTGCAGGAGCTGATAAACAGGCATCTCATTACCATGGCCCAgattgaccaatcagagaacCCAGGTAAGACCCTACTATTCCGTGATGGTTTGGTTACCGATGGTGTAAATCCATGCAAGTAAGTTTCTGTAATCCATGCAAGCTTTATTAACTATGATACAAATTAGAAAAAAGGGCAGTGGAAATATTTCTTAACATTAAAGCTAGGATAGGCAGCGGAACCAGAGTAAGATATATTTTGAAAGAATCCAACCGAAACATCCACCACTCCCCGAGGCCCTGCCTATAAAAACACATGGCTAGCTTGCTGGCTTTAGCTAGAGGTGTGCTACCCTTGTTGAAGACTCGGGTCCAGTCTGACGCGGTCATGTGCAAGCTGGTAAGTACAGGTACACCTGTACCTGGTGGGTGCAGACAGGAAGAAATCATTTCATTTGGCGTCAGCGCCAGGATCAGATACCtcttaaattacattttattgggCAGTGCTTGTGATTTATTCATGATGTGAACAGATTTCCCAAAAATATgactatttttgtgtgtgtgtgtggtcatgccTGTGCGTCTGGCAGGTGTTCCCTCTGAGGTGGACAGCTACCACAGCCTGTTTCCCCTGGAGCCCGTGCCCCCGCCCAACCGCATGCAGAAGACCAGCAACTTCAGCTACATCACGTCGTGTTACAAGGCCGTCAACAGCAAGGACGACCTGCCTTACTGCCTGAGGCGGATACACGGTGAGAGACGGAGAAACCATGTGGCCGGGGCAGGACAGGAAGCGCTTCTGTTGGGGTTATCCCACTTGAACAGGGTCAAAGTGGACTGAAACAATGACACTTGGATCTGTTTCTCATTCCTTGCCATTCTAGAAGGTgtgtgggctgggggggctcTTGCATCCCTTCCCAAAGTTTCTTCTTGATGAACTGCGTTTAGGGCTGAGCGTTCTAAGGACGCGGGGGGTGTTCTCCCATTGTTACGACCAACTTAAgtgatccaaaaaaaaaaagaaagtaagcTAGTACCGTTGTGCATCATTATCCTAGTGAGCTATGTTGCATATGAGATGCGCCACACACCGTGGCCTTCTACTGTCAGCGTCTTACAGTATTCTCACCCCTTCAAGGACGGTTGGGCAGCTTCAAATGCTTAGAGGTCAAACTCCACAGGAATACGTGGGAACTCCACAGTAGCCACGTCTACGTTCGAGAGGGGAGGCTGACATTgggtcatgtgtgtgttgtaggtTTCCGTCTGGTGAACACAAAGTGCATGATGCTGGTTGACATGTGGAAAAAGATCCAGCACTCCAACGCCGTCACACTGAGGGAGGTCTTCACCACCAAGGCCTTTGGAGACCACTGTGAGTTTGTGCGTGGGGGTtgtttgtgcgtgcacacacttatttttttagtttgttTATCTGATTTAGTTTTATTTTGCACCACTTTATACTTTACAGTGGGGTATGCGTCGATGTGTCCATAGCGAGTGCTTTGACGCAGTTCTAGCGTTGCCTGAGAGGACTCCAGGGAGAATGAAGCATTCTTCACCCCTGGATCATTAATTAGTTATTGAGTCCGATTAGTgtcaaaataatcaaacaaaaccTCTTAAATATCTAAAAAATAATTGATTTAGAAGAGGCAACTTTTTTTTAGCAGTGTGTCcttgtgttcactttcttctTTCTGTTTCCCACTGACTTCTGCCCTCACTCTGCGTATAGCCGCCAGCTCGCTCATTTGCGCTGTCCGACTCTGTTTGCAGGCAGGTTTTTTTAATGGCTGTCTCTCAACTGCCTTTGGAGCTTTGGAGGAACAGCTCAGTTCCCACGAAGTGATTCAGTGCAGCATGCAAGAGTGGCCCTAGGCTTCCACCTCCCGACTAGCTCACTGTACTGGACTCCCTCCAGACGAGGAAGTGAACCTAGGCCTAATATATGttgtgggtggtgctggggtgaCATGACCACCACAACCCAAACTCATGCCTGCCTGCTACACTGAACAACGTTGTGGACACTGGGTTGTCACTCAAAAGCCAACAGTGAGGGCAGCACTCTTAATCGCTGAGGAAGGCGGCTTAATTTCCTTTCCCTTGTTGGCTAGAAACTGTAAACTTTAagaaatattataaaaaaaattagacCACCAAGTCTACACGATTGCACAAATACTTTTTATATTTGTAAGTTTTACTTTTGAGGTCAATTTTGCTTCAATGAGTGTGTTGCAAAGCATGGCATTCTATTCACATCAGGTCTTATTTTTCTTCAACTGATTTTTGGTAATTATCTACTACAAAAAATTGAGGAATTTACACCAAACCATGACCAAAAAGTCTGGCATATCTCAATGCAGTGCACGTGTACTTTGAGAGACCAAACATTGCAGACTTTTTATTAGTACCGGTAATATttgcaatattattatttaatattgaaGGTGATTGGGGAAACCGCTCAAAACCTGAACATCTGGGAGTTGTCAAACTGAATAGGCATATGTCGACGGGAAGTAAGTCAAGTcaggtttatttatatagcacatttcataTGGCATACATAGACACAATGTGCTTTGAGTGGAGAGATGTCATTAAATCTATAATCTAAACAAAAAAACTAACGGAGAAATAATAAGAAAATGGAGTGTTTAAAGGCAAAGACCTGTAGTCATAAATTAAAagctaaagaaaataaatacgtTTTAAGATCCTTTTTAAAAGAGAGCATTAATTGCGATGACCTTAAATCCAAAGGTAGGCTATTCTAGAGGATTGGAGCACGGTAACTAAAGTTGCCTTGGTGTTAATTCTGGGGGTCGTGAGGAGACATTTACTGGAGGACCTTAAGTTACGGGTTGGATTAtaaaaagggttagggtaagaggTAATGAGGTCTCAAAAGGTCTTGTCCCGCTATGACCATAGTGGGAGCTATTACTCGTGATCAAACCTATACGACGGTTTGATCACGAGCctgatttataaaaaaaaatcagaaacTTGGTGTCTGGGCCTGATTTGACATGCTGAATCTTTTTGCTTTAAGGACTCATAAGGTCTGTTGTGATAGGTTTCCTGTACCTTCAAAGTTTTGGATAAACCTCTAAAAAAATCTGGAAAAAGTGCCCTGTGATAATATCGTATTTAAAATAGCCGAGTTATGGCAGATTTTATGCACAAATATGAATATGTAAATGACCTGCCATTGTTCAATCAATCACGTGTCCGCTTCAGAGAACCCAGTGGAACTAGAACCTGTTGGGCACATCAAGGACCTCTCCCTTAAGTCGTCTGGGACAGGGGGAGCCGTAACTCATAAATCAAACCAACGATTGCCGAAATTACCGTAGAGGGTGCTATAACGGACGGTCTTGGTTAAACGTTCCATGGCCGCAACATAGATAAAAAGAAATCTGAAACTTGGTTTGCTAGCTGTTGCTGAACATTTTTTGCCATTGCGACACAAGATCGATTCTGCTGTACAGTGAAaataacgtaaaaaaaaaaacgtacacatgaTTTATGGACATGCCTTGTTGAAAGATGGATGAGGAGTCTTGGAAGAAAACAAATCTGGCAGATTATGTGAAAAAGCAATCGATCATATTTACACTTGAAGGGTAGTCAGGGACTGGAAACTACTTGTGTCCCGTAGACCCTCTTGAACGTGTGTCTAGGAAATGAGGGTCGATGGCTCAAAAAATAAGGGTCATGGCGTCAATTTAATTCTGCAATTATACTTGTCCATGTAGTGTTGTctagagcagtggttcccaaactgtgTGCCGCGGCACACTGGTGTGCCGTGAGGCAAGTCCAAGTGTGCCGCGGCACACTGGTGTGCCGTGAGGCAagtccaagtgtgccgtgggatTTTGTGACAACCATAGCCTACTGCAATATAGTATACaactatacaaaaataattattttaatttactaTATACTACTTTGAATGCACTCATTCCATAATAAAGAGGCAAACTCTTTATctaaaaactatttaaaaaatccTCAGAGGATCCCACATTTCGCTGTTCGCGCAGTTGCGCAGGTGGGAATTTAATTTAGACTGTGACACATCAAAGCCAGTGAGCGCGCTATATATGCCAAATACCTTCAGACCTTAAAAGAGAGGTTTGAGCGCTATTTACCACGTGTGGCGGACATCGAGGACAATGACTGGATCCGAGACCCATTCAACCAGGAGTCCGAGTCCTCAAACGAGAAGCTCactatgaaggagagagaggagagcgcagAGCTCCGTGCGGACCGGGGAAACAGAAATTTAGTGAGCTCACACTCGATCCGTTTTGGTTGGTTTGTGCATCAGAATATCCAACCATCTCCCA
This is a stretch of genomic DNA from Gadus macrocephalus chromosome 23, ASM3116895v1. It encodes these proteins:
- the pan3 gene encoding PAN2-PAN3 deadenylation complex subunit PAN3 — translated: MNSGLPASAAPLGGVALPNVKVKFCRYYAKDKTCFYGDECQFLHEEPSMASMSLHGGGGSPVPLSMAGGGAVTAAGFSLAGPAAACPGGAGTNVSKKSEPMGPAGTPLDGQLLTIPGMEGGTLTDANLTNSYFSSSFIGVNGFGSPAESKYSMMQRMTSSSSSPSLLNDGAKNFSHSAQDPVSSPASSLFSDFGALSISQRRKAPNPTASEFIPKGAPRMAAMASAPAFPSPLFPHPGLGSSTTAALAPGMSLSAGSSPLHSPKITPHTSPAPRRRSHTPNPANYMGPTAAADQGPHIIQKETVGGTTYFYTDNTPAPISGMVFPSYHIYPPTAPHVAYMQPKANAPSFFMADELRQELINRHLITMAQIDQSENPGVPSEVDSYHSLFPLEPVPPPNRMQKTSNFSYITSCYKAVNSKDDLPYCLRRIHGFRLVNTKCMMLVDMWKKIQHSNAVTLREVFTTKAFGDHSLVFSYDFHAGAETMFSRHFNDPTADSYFTKRKWGQHEPPPPRQHAGLLPESLIWAYIVQLSSALRTVHTAGLACRVMDPSKILITGKTRLRVNCVGVFDVLTFDNSQTNHLALMPQYQQADLISLGKVVLALACNSLAGIQRENLQKAMELVSINYSSDLKNLILYLLTEQSRLRSVNDIMPMIGARFYTQLDASQMRNDVIEEDLAKEVQNGRLFRLLAKLGTINERPEFQKDPSWSETGDRYLLKLFRDHLFHQVTEAGTPWIDLSHIVSCLNKLDAGVPEKISLVSRDEKSVLVVTYSDLKRCFDSTFQELQGAATGPL